One part of the Leclercia sp. LSNIH1 genome encodes these proteins:
- a CDS encoding ABC transporter ATP-binding protein has translation MIEFDDVSKTFAGEPAVSNLDLTFAEGAFTVLVGTSGSGKSTTLKMINRLVEHDSGLIRFAGQEIRSLPVLELRRRMGYAIQSIGLFPHWTVARNIATVPQLQKWPRQQIDDRVDELMALLGLDPALRERYPHQLSGGQQQRVGVARALAANPEVLLMDEPFGALDPVTRSALQLEMTRIHRILGRTIVLVTHDIDEALRLADHLVLMDSGRVVQQGTPLALLTRPANGFVREFFGRSELGVRLLSLRTVGESMRPEITSGESSPLRASMSLRDALSAFVSQGCERLPVVDDQERPCGTLWFRDLLAREAS, from the coding sequence ATGATTGAGTTTGATGATGTAAGTAAAACCTTTGCCGGCGAGCCCGCGGTCAGCAATCTGGATCTGACCTTTGCCGAAGGGGCCTTCACGGTGCTGGTGGGCACCTCGGGCTCGGGCAAATCGACCACCCTGAAGATGATCAACCGACTGGTGGAGCATGACAGCGGTCTGATCCGCTTTGCCGGGCAGGAGATCCGCAGCCTGCCGGTGCTGGAGCTGCGTCGGCGGATGGGTTATGCCATTCAGTCCATCGGTCTCTTCCCGCACTGGACGGTGGCGCGCAACATCGCCACCGTGCCGCAGCTGCAAAAATGGCCTCGGCAACAGATTGACGACCGGGTGGATGAACTGATGGCGCTGCTGGGGCTGGATCCTGCCCTGCGTGAGCGCTATCCGCACCAGCTTTCAGGCGGGCAGCAGCAGCGGGTCGGTGTGGCGCGGGCACTGGCCGCTAACCCGGAGGTGCTGCTGATGGATGAACCTTTTGGCGCCCTCGACCCGGTCACCCGTAGCGCGTTGCAGCTGGAGATGACCCGCATCCATCGCATTCTGGGGCGGACCATTGTTCTGGTAACGCACGATATCGACGAGGCGCTCCGGCTGGCAGACCACCTGGTGCTGATGGACAGCGGCAGGGTAGTGCAGCAGGGGACGCCGCTGGCGCTGCTGACCCGACCGGCGAATGGATTTGTGCGCGAGTTTTTTGGCCGCAGCGAACTGGGCGTACGCCTGCTGTCGCTGCGCACGGTCGGCGAGTCGATGCGCCCGGAAATCACCTCGGGCGAGTCCAGCCCGCTGCGGGCGTCCATGAGCCTGCGGGATGCGCTCTCGGCATTTGTCAGCCAGGGCTGTGAGCGTCTGCCGGTGGTGGACGATCAGGAAAGGCCGTGCGGCACGCTCTGGTTTCGCGATCTGCTGGCCCGGGAGGCGTCGTGA